Proteins encoded in a region of the Methylosinus trichosporium OB3b genome:
- a CDS encoding efflux transporter outer membrane subunit, which yields MLLPSRTPWSRAALLLAALGLSGCDALPAVDLAPEYQPPQFVVPESWRGTSPFTVATPSDGEVRMEWWKLFRDSTLDDLESKAMAANPDLQAAAERFTQARDIVIKTQSRRIPHLGVAFGASDDKQSDAALFRGPLDPTYDRSYSPGGLASWEPDFWSAIRNATRATVAHAQGLAADYFLARLSLQAEIASDYFVLRGYDAQSAIYRQSIAYYKKSLEVVNDRFKGKLASELDVARAQSLLYSTEAKAQQIEADREVTEHALAILTNTVPASLFIARTSLLRLHPLKLPRGVPANLLERRPDVAGAEREMARANREIGIARAAFFPNVVFRLDGGFENNSLNLFKLAHSYWTYGSTVSMPLFEGGLRRAQLQQSWAAYRETEDKYRSVVLNAFREVENGLSLTNRLDTASRKQDAAVAATEKTQNLTMELYKGGLVTSLDLIYAQVATLTARIDSAIIKTRLLGSTVGLVRALGGGWSRKQLPTDEQIPPIAMFQTDNLTRPATVNDIGSATPDINADNNLTRGVSTKTP from the coding sequence ATGCTGCTACCTTCACGAACGCCCTGGTCGCGCGCAGCGCTGCTGCTCGCGGCGCTCGGCCTCTCGGGCTGCGACGCGCTTCCGGCCGTGGATTTGGCGCCGGAGTATCAGCCTCCGCAGTTCGTGGTTCCCGAATCCTGGCGGGGCACGAGCCCCTTCACAGTGGCGACTCCATCGGATGGCGAAGTTCGAATGGAGTGGTGGAAGCTGTTCCGGGATTCGACCCTCGATGATCTCGAGAGCAAGGCGATGGCCGCCAACCCTGATCTGCAAGCCGCCGCGGAACGCTTTACACAAGCGCGCGACATCGTCATCAAGACTCAATCGCGTCGGATACCTCATCTCGGCGTCGCATTCGGCGCGTCCGACGATAAGCAATCGGACGCGGCCTTGTTTCGTGGGCCGCTCGATCCGACATATGACAGAAGCTATTCTCCTGGCGGCCTAGCGTCCTGGGAGCCGGATTTCTGGTCTGCGATCCGCAACGCGACACGCGCGACCGTCGCTCACGCGCAAGGGCTCGCGGCGGATTATTTTTTGGCGCGGCTGAGCCTGCAGGCGGAAATCGCGAGCGACTATTTCGTCCTCCGCGGCTATGACGCTCAGAGCGCGATCTACAGGCAATCGATCGCTTATTATAAGAAATCCCTCGAGGTCGTGAATGATCGCTTCAAAGGAAAGCTCGCTTCCGAGCTCGACGTGGCGCGCGCCCAATCGCTCCTGTATAGCACGGAGGCGAAAGCCCAACAAATCGAAGCCGATCGCGAGGTGACGGAGCACGCGCTCGCTATATTGACGAATACCGTCCCTGCGAGTCTCTTCATTGCGCGGACCTCACTCTTGCGGCTTCACCCGCTGAAGCTTCCCCGGGGCGTTCCAGCGAATTTGCTCGAGCGACGACCGGACGTGGCCGGCGCGGAGCGCGAAATGGCGCGGGCTAATCGCGAGATCGGGATCGCACGCGCAGCCTTTTTCCCCAATGTCGTCTTCCGACTGGACGGCGGTTTCGAAAACAACAGCCTCAATTTGTTCAAGCTCGCTCACAGCTATTGGACCTATGGTTCGACGGTTTCGATGCCGCTCTTCGAGGGCGGCCTTCGCCGCGCGCAATTGCAGCAATCATGGGCGGCCTATCGCGAAACAGAGGACAAATACCGTTCGGTCGTGCTGAACGCCTTTCGCGAGGTCGAGAACGGACTCAGCCTGACGAACCGACTCGACACGGCGTCGAGGAAGCAGGACGCGGCGGTGGCGGCGACCGAGAAGACGCAGAATCTCACGATGGAGCTCTACAAGGGCGGCCTCGTCACCAGCCTCGACCTCATTTATGCGCAAGTCGCGACTCTTACCGCGCGCATCGATTCCGCGATCATCAAGACTCGTCTGCTCGGCTCCACCGTCGGTCTGGTCCGCGCGCTCGGCGGCGGCTGGAGCCGAAAGCAACTCCCCACCGACGAGCAGATTCCCCCGATCGCTATGTTCCAAACGGATAATTTGACGCGGCCAGCCACTGTGAACGACATCGGTAGCGCCACGCCCGACATCAACGCCGACAATAATCTCACGAGGGGCGTTTCGACAAAGACTCCATGA